From Synechococcus sp. A10-1-5-1, a single genomic window includes:
- a CDS encoding DUF4346 domain-containing protein, whose translation MSPFSLEQRRSLDEGLSQRFIALDPAGYFLIKLDPEAGELIAEHYSNAIDDRGLATDPETGEVISCKGAGPRAPVAIYRGRSAKELGMALTEGDGPHPLSCLDHALYLGRELQKAELALETGVTYIQD comes from the coding sequence ATGAGCCCGTTTTCTCTAGAGCAGCGCCGCAGCCTTGATGAGGGGCTCTCGCAGCGCTTCATCGCCTTGGATCCCGCTGGCTATTTCCTGATCAAGTTGGATCCCGAGGCTGGGGAGCTGATCGCGGAGCACTACAGCAATGCGATTGATGACCGTGGTCTGGCCACGGATCCGGAGACCGGTGAAGTGATCAGCTGCAAGGGGGCGGGGCCCCGTGCTCCGGTGGCGATCTACCGCGGACGCAGTGCCAAGGAGTTGGGCATGGCCCTGACTGAGGGGGACGGACCCCATCCCCTGAGTTGCCTTGATCACGCCCTCTATCTGGGCCGTGAACTGCAGAAAGCGGAGCTAGCCCTGGAGACCGGGGTTACCTACATCCAGGACTAA
- a CDS encoding B12-binding domain-containing radical SAM protein, which yields MNTLFIYPEFPKTFWSYEKILELVNRKVLLPPLGMVTVAALLPQHWPMKLVDRNVEEVSEADWDWAELVVISGMIVQKADMAAQIAKAKERGLPVAVGGPFASSTPDAPELGLADFKVLDEGEITLPMFIEAIEKGEAGGRFSANGEKPDVTNTPVPRFDLLKLDAYDSMSVQFSRGCPFQCEFCDIIVLYGRKPRTKTPEQLIAELQYLYDLGWRRSIFLVDDNFIGNKRNAKLLLPALKQWQIERGYPFSFATEASVDLAADEELMLMMAEARFDSVFLGIETPDEASLSVAGKHQNTRSSLEEAVDRINSYGLRVMAGFIIGFDGEKAGAGDRIVEFVTRTGIPAAMMGMLQALPNTGLWHRLEKEGRLIQEKADAKGVNQTNLLNFVPTRPIRDIANEYVDAFCRLYEPNAYIDRVKHYYLKMGKPRWQEFVPATFGKASLPAWTDVRALLIVLWRQGFKRNTRVRFWLSLLEVARKNPAVLEQFLVVLAHNEHFMEYRSVVTEEIQDQLAALPPEPPTPTRELQPA from the coding sequence ATGAACACCCTGTTCATCTACCCCGAGTTTCCAAAGACCTTCTGGAGCTACGAGAAAATTCTCGAGCTCGTGAACCGCAAGGTTCTCCTCCCTCCCTTGGGGATGGTGACGGTGGCCGCACTGCTGCCGCAGCACTGGCCGATGAAGCTGGTGGACCGCAATGTTGAAGAGGTCAGCGAAGCCGACTGGGATTGGGCTGAGCTAGTGGTCATCTCCGGGATGATCGTGCAGAAGGCCGACATGGCCGCGCAAATTGCCAAGGCCAAGGAACGGGGTCTGCCCGTTGCCGTTGGAGGCCCCTTCGCCAGCTCCACACCCGATGCCCCTGAATTGGGCTTGGCGGACTTCAAAGTGCTCGATGAGGGTGAAATCACCCTGCCGATGTTCATCGAGGCCATTGAAAAGGGTGAAGCCGGCGGCCGTTTCAGCGCAAACGGCGAAAAACCGGACGTGACCAACACGCCGGTGCCGCGCTTTGACCTGCTGAAACTCGATGCCTACGACTCCATGAGCGTGCAGTTCTCCAGGGGCTGCCCGTTCCAGTGCGAGTTCTGCGACATCATCGTTCTCTACGGCCGCAAACCCAGGACCAAGACGCCTGAGCAGCTGATCGCCGAACTCCAATACCTCTACGACTTGGGCTGGCGGCGCTCGATCTTCCTGGTCGATGACAACTTCATCGGCAACAAGCGCAACGCCAAGCTGCTGCTGCCGGCCTTGAAGCAGTGGCAAATCGAACGGGGCTATCCCTTCAGCTTCGCGACTGAGGCCTCGGTCGATCTGGCTGCCGATGAGGAGCTGATGCTGATGATGGCCGAAGCCCGCTTCGACTCGGTCTTCCTCGGCATTGAGACCCCCGATGAGGCGAGCCTCTCGGTGGCAGGAAAACACCAGAACACCCGCAGCTCCCTGGAAGAAGCTGTGGACCGAATCAACTCCTATGGCCTGCGGGTCATGGCCGGATTCATCATCGGTTTCGATGGTGAGAAAGCCGGAGCCGGCGATCGGATCGTCGAGTTCGTCACTCGCACCGGGATCCCCGCCGCAATGATGGGGATGCTTCAGGCCCTACCCAACACCGGCCTCTGGCACCGGCTTGAGAAGGAAGGCCGGCTGATTCAAGAGAAGGCCGACGCCAAGGGGGTCAACCAGACCAACCTGCTCAACTTCGTGCCCACCCGGCCGATTCGCGACATCGCCAACGAATACGTCGACGCCTTCTGCCGGCTTTACGAACCCAACGCCTACATCGATCGGGTCAAGCACTACTACCTGAAGATGGGCAAGCCGCGCTGGCAGGAATTCGTGCCGGCAACCTTCGGCAAGGCCTCCCTACCCGCCTGGACTGATGTGCGGGCCTTGCTGATCGTGCTCTGGCGTCAGGGCTTCAAGCGCAACACCCGTGTTCGCTTCTGGCTCTCCCTGCTGGAAGTCGCACGGAAGAACCCCGCTGTTCTGGAGCAGTTCCTTGTGGTGCTCGCCCACAACGAACACTTCATGGAATACCGCTCCGTGGTGACCGAAGAAATCCAAGATCAGCTCGCAGCACTCCCCCCCGAGCCCCCGACGCCAACCCGCGAACTGCAGCCGGCTTAG
- a CDS encoding cytochrome b6-f complex subunit 6, which produces MGPVIYLAMVGGGLVAAAAISFVLRGIKLI; this is translated from the coding sequence ATGGGCCCCGTGATCTATCTGGCAATGGTCGGTGGCGGTTTGGTGGCCGCTGCAGCCATCTCGTTCGTGCTGCGCGGAATCAAGCTCATCTGA